GCCATTAGCTGGGAATTTAGCAGATAATTGAAGAGAAAAGGGGTCTGGTCAATATAGCAAGTAGCAACCCTGAGTTTATGTTCCGATTCAACTGGGTTCATAACTGCAAAACAGTACAGCCCACAATTTGGCAAAATGGGATTTTACAACCCGAGTCTTTCATGACAGGCGTGATTAGTGTGTGtgcgtgtttttttttagtttcagtaTTGGACCCTAGTTTCCATGCTGATTTGGTTGTTTCCTGCAATATATTTATCATTTCACTcacaaaaaaattagattatagATTACTATGAAAGCCATCCAGATTTGAGTCATTTGACAACCCAAAACCTAAGGAGCCTATAGTTCATACAAAATATAATCGCATAATGAAGCTCGGTTttttagcaaccaaaaaaaaaagaaaaaaagatttatcACATACCAATTTTTGGGCATTTCCTTCCACTCAAATCCTAAACCAGAAGGGAAAACTAAAACCAATAttaggaggaaaaaaataaaacctaactGAGACAACAATCCAGCAAGCAAGCATGCCTATTTATCCAATATTAATATCGATTATAAGACAAGTTTTTCCTATAAATAAATCTTTGTGGAAGAAGAGCtatatcttttttaaaataaaattaagattcAAGTTCATAGGAGACTGATTAATATACGGTGAGAAGGTAAGTTGGTTCAAgttgaaagaacaaaaaaatgcagcagatgaccaaaaaaaaaaaaaaataataataaataaataaataaagatactAACAACTAAAAAGGGACATACCATCAATTAAAGACAATTAAAGAAATAACATTGACTATGACTTTGGTAACATAGAATGATCGAAAATTTGTTGAGGATTCTTGCCcaattccaaaattttagaaataaggTTTGGTTATTGTTATCATAGGAAACTTAAAGCAAATATAGTTGGACATATGGAGCTTGCAAGGTTATGTACAGGAGAAACTAATGAAGCAGCCTACTTGTTCCACTACAAACTTGATTAGCCATACAAAATGAAAGCATACACCTTGAAGGAGAAAGATAATATTTCAAGCAAGACATTTTAAGCAGCAAAAGCTGCAGAGTTTTATGATCACCTCATGATAGTTGACGGGATAGTAGCAAGGTGAATACATTGTAGAGCGAAAGCAATAATAAGGCAAGGAGCATTTGCACAGCTGTTAAAGTATCTTCTCGGAGTGGCAGCAGGATATTTAAATATTAGGACTGAGGAAACCCTTTTTAATTCAGCCTTCTTCTTCTAGGTGCACGAGAATCTCCACTGTCTACATCTGAACTCCTTGAAGCATCATTCCTTCTTCGGGAAGATGATGTTGAAAGGGACACCATAGAATCTATTTCCATAGCAGTGTCCACCTGACTTTCCGAATTTATAACAGCAGCAATACTTGAGAATGAATCTCTATCATCAACTGGTTGAGGTGGCTCTTGACTTCTACCTCCAGGATGGTTGCGAAAATATGACTCAACAAACCTTTCAGCAGAACTCAATGCAGATGAAAGAGAAGAAAGTGTTGTTCTATGAGCTTGTGTCCTTCGAAGATAAAGGGCCTGCAGCCGGCGATTTTCTCCTGTCTCAGGGCTACTCACGTCGCTTGTTAAATCCACAACATCATCAGGGGAAGCCACTTGATTTTGCTCTCTCCGTGCACGAGAATTCAGAATCCGATTCAACAAGGAATTAGTTCTCTCTACTGTTTCGCGTGTACTGTCAGGCTCCTGTGGCGGTATAAAGTCCCTAGTCAAATCAAACCTAGTTCCAAGGCGACGGATCATCTCCTCCACAGGGAAAGTATACGGAGTTCTCTGAATTGATTGCCTCAAACTCTCAACCCTGTGTCCCTGGGGCCTACCAGGGATCTTCAGACCTGAGTCCTCCTCGGGCTCACGAACAGGGTTCCCACGACCATAAATTGGGGTCACAGTTTTGTGTTGCACCTCTCCCTTACACACTGGACATTCCCCTGCATCTGAATGGAGATGCAACCATCGGTAGAGACAAGGCCAACAAAACAAGTGGCCACAACAAGTCACAACAGGGTCCCTAGACAAGTCCAAACATATATTGCAATCGAAAAAGCTCCCATCATTGCCACTACCCTTTTCAACATCATCATTTTTCACTGAAGTCTCGTCCTCCAAACCTCCATTGttattttcacatgttttgGGAACCTCATTCATTCTTTCCTCAGCTGGAACACTACCCTCACCTGTCTGCAATGTACTCGTATCACCAGAATTGACCATCAATTCGTTCAATTCCATTGATATGTTCTGAGCTTCAGGTGGAATTGGAATCTGTCGCCATCTCCTCCATCGCTGTCGAGCTCTAAACCTAATAGCTTCCCTAAGACTATGGGAAGGATGATCAATCAAATGATCCAAATTTACAAATTCATTTGATACCGAGTCTGATGGTGGCTCGGGAACAGGACCCAGGTTCAAGTCAAGGTTCATAGTATCAGATGTCTCCTCACCCATCACAAATTGAACAAACCCAGATTAAAAAACACTTGCTTTATCCCAAATTCAACAAGCCCAGATCAAAAAACCCTAACAACAAAGccccaaattattatttttttcgcAACACAACAAATTCgacacaaaaccaaaacttaattacaaaaattgaacaaaCCCAATATCAAAAACACTATATTTGGTTACAAAATTGAAGAAACCCAAACTAAAAACCCTAAAATTCAACACAAAATTCACATAACCAGACATCGAAGTAACGCATAAATGGGAGTTTAAACTAGGCGTAGGTCAACAAAAAAGGTGACTTCGCCATATTGGGTGTTGTACTAACACTTTTTGGATAACGATTTAGGGGTCTACAAGAAATTAcagagaaaaaattgaaacttgaagaagaaaattgaaCACCTGGGTCAGTAAGGATCGAACTCGATGATCAACTGAGACTCATTACCGAGTCAGGGGACGAGGTGGCGATGTCCTGAGCTGGGATGGGTCCGAGTCGACTCGGCATGGATGGTTATCCTTTTTCGGTCAGCGATCTAAGCGAGAAATGTAAAAAGAGATGAGGCTAATAACGCAGGGTTTTGATGGGTGTGTGAAATTGATACAAAAGTAAGTAACAACGaggagagagagggggggaAATAATCATGTGCGATACAATATGGCTTCTTTGGTGCATTTGGATCCACTTGACATGctagttttgtaattttggcAAAATTTGGACAAATCATGAGATTTTGTGATTTTCAGGGTTAAAATTGTGTTTATGTTCTGAGGTTGAGTAATAATTTTGGTAAGCTTTAGGATTAGTAtgtgattttgaaagaattGGGGAAATTTTGGAGTCTCACATTGTTTGGAatgttttggggatattttggtaaatttAGGGTTCATTGGATATGGTCGGGTAATCTTTATGGTATTTGGGAGTATAGATACTGCATCTTGTACCCTTTACGACTTAAGCTCCCATTTCCTAATGATGTTGAAATTCTAAGACCCAAGTTTGGTTTAGGGCCTAATCAGATTTTAAATTGACTCgagaaatattaaaatgaaaaatataactcttttatgaataaataaagctattttttgaaattaaaggcCATGGAAACCCTAGGGATGTGTACGCATACACATGTATGTATACGCAGGTTTgatgtatgcgtacgcatacacgAGTTTGCGTACACAACTAGGGTTCCAGAGAGctatgaaagacaagttttctgcattaaagTTGAGGTTTGAAATGAATCCCACATTATTTGGGAGCTATTTCAAACCCCTATTTTTCAACTATACCCCTATTTTTCGACTATATAAAGCCATACATGATagcttttcaaaaaatatagagaaaatcCCAAGGGAAAACACAAGATttactagaaatagtgaatcaaagaggcagtttttcacaaaacatcctta
The sequence above is drawn from the Quercus robur chromosome 7, dhQueRobu3.1, whole genome shotgun sequence genome and encodes:
- the LOC126692886 gene encoding uncharacterized protein LOC126692886; amino-acid sequence: MGEETSDTMNLDLNLGPVPEPPSDSVSNEFVNLDHLIDHPSHSLREAIRFRARQRWRRWRQIPIPPEAQNISMELNELMVNSGDTSTLQTGEGSVPAEERMNEVPKTCENNNGGLEDETSVKNDDVEKGSGNDGSFFDCNICLDLSRDPVVTCCGHLFCWPCLYRWLHLHSDAGECPVCKGEVQHKTVTPIYGRGNPVREPEEDSGLKIPGRPQGHRVESLRQSIQRTPYTFPVEEMIRRLGTRFDLTRDFIPPQEPDSTRETVERTNSLLNRILNSRARREQNQVASPDDVVDLTSDVSSPETGENRRLQALYLRRTQAHRTTLSSLSSALSSAERFVESYFRNHPGGRSQEPPQPVDDRDSFSSIAAVINSESQVDTAMEIDSMVSLSTSSSRRRNDASRSSDVDSGDSRAPRRRRLN